The Deltaproteobacteria bacterium genome segment GGCCAGGGCCGCGGCGGGCGGCGTCGCCTGGCAGGAAGGCTGGATGCTGATGACGACCACCACGGTCAAGGTCTTCATCGACATGTTCATCGGCGTGTGGGCCTTCGTGCTCGCGCTGGTGTGGGCGTACGGCATCCGCAGGGACGAGGGGCAGACCGTCTCGGCACGCGACATCTGGGAGCGCTTCCCGAAGTTCGTGCTCGGCTACTTCGTCACCTTCGCGGCCCTGCTCGGGCTCGTGGTCGCGCGGCCCGGGCTGCTCGACGCGGCCAGGCTCGCCACCGCCGAGACCAACGTCTTTCGCGTGCTCTTCTTCGTGATGACGTTCTTCACCATCGGCCTGGCCTCGAACTTCGCGAAGCTGCGCCAGGAGGGCCTCGCGCGCCTGGCGCTCGTCTACGTCGTGTGCCTGTTCGGGTTCATCGTCTGGATCGGCCTCGCCGTGTCGTGGATCTTCTTCCACGGCATGGTGCCCCCGCGGGTGAGCTGAGATGCGCCCGGACCTCTCGGACGAGCCGCTCCTCCCCGCCGAGGTGAAGCTCATCACCTGGAGCCTCGTCCTGGGCGTCGTGCTGCTCGGGCTCCTCGTGTGGATGAGCGAGGCGTTCTTCGCCGCCGGCTGACTAACGGAGCCGGTCGAGGAAGGCACGCGCCAGGGCGGGGCCCCGGCCCGACTCCTCGTGCTTGAAGTAGACGTAGACGCGCTTCCAGGTCGCGATGTCGCGGACGCGAGCCGCCCAGCGGTCGAGGTCGTCGTCGCCGTAGTCCGCGCGCCGGAGCCGCAGGTAGCCGAAGGGCGCGGTGGGGACCGGCGGGGTCGCGAAGTCGTCGGCCTCGGCGATGCAGAGCGCGGCGCGATGCTTGCCGAGGAGGTCGTAGGTCGCGTCGTTGAACCAGCTCTCGTGCCGGAACTCGAAGGCGGGCTCGAGGCCGGGCGGCAGGCCCGCCAGGAACTCGGCGAGGCGCGCGGCGTCGAAGCGGAAGTAGGGCGGGAGCTGGAAGAGGAGGGGGCCGAGCTTCGGGCCGAGCCCTGCGGCGGCGCGGCAGAACGCCGCCGTGACCTCGCCGGCGTCGCGCAGGCGGAGCACGTGGGTGATGCGCTGCGGGGCCTTCAACGCGAAGCGGAAGCCGGCCGGCGTCTGGCGCGCCCAGCCGGTCAGGAGCTCGGGGGTCGGCAGGCGGTGGAAGGTGTGGTTGATCTCCACGGTGGCGAGCGCGCGCGCGTAGAAGCGGAGCATCTCGCGCGCCGGGAGCTCGTCGGGGTAGAAGCTGCCGCGCCAGGCCGGGTAGCTGAAGCCCGAGGTGCCGGCCAGCACGCGCGCCGCGCGGGCGGCCATCAGCGCTGCGGCGCGAGGCGGCGGAAGATCGCCAGGTGGCGCACGGCGTCCTGCTTGCGCCCGCCGCGCTCGTAGAGGAGGGCCAGGTTGTAGTGCGCGTCGGCGAGCCTGGGATCGGCGCGCACGGCGTGCTCGTAGCACGGCAGCGCCTGGTCCGGGCGGCCGTGGTCCTCGAGCAGCACACCCAGGTTGTACCACGCGAGCGCGTTCCCCGGCTCGTGGCGGAGCGCCTCGCGGTAGTGCGACTCCGCGCCCTCGAGCTTCCCCTCGGCGTGCAGGAGCCGGCCGAGGTTGATGCGCGCGGTCACCTGCGCGGGGTTCAGGTCGAGCGCGTGGTGGTAGGCGGCGCGCGCCTCGAGCGGCGAGCCGTCCTCCAGCTCGACGCCGAGGTCGCACCACTCGTCGGCGGAGAGCCGCGGGAGCTTCGTGCGCGGCTCCGGCGCCGGGAGCTGCGCGATCTTGCGCGCGCGCTGCACCACCTGGCCCGCCTCGAAGTTGAAGAGGAACTGGCCCGACTCGGGCTGCCAGCGGCTCTCGCCGTCCCAGACGACGACGCGCTCGCCGTCGGCGT includes the following:
- a CDS encoding DUF72 domain-containing protein gives rise to the protein MAARAARVLAGTSGFSYPAWRGSFYPDELPAREMLRFYARALATVEINHTFHRLPTPELLTGWARQTPAGFRFALKAPQRITHVLRLRDAGEVTAAFCRAAAGLGPKLGPLLFQLPPYFRFDAARLAEFLAGLPPGLEPAFEFRHESWFNDATYDLLGKHRAALCIAEADDFATPPVPTAPFGYLRLRRADYGDDDLDRWAARVRDIATWKRVYVYFKHEESGRGPALARAFLDRLR
- a CDS encoding tetratricopeptide repeat protein, which produces MGARPAAGARAHFDTAQAARIAGVPPPRLRQCVRAGILHPARDARGRLRFDFVDLVLLRTMRGLLARRVPVGKLGRVLASLRRQIGNRPLTRLAVYADGERVVVWDGESRWQPESGQFLFNFEAGQVVQRARKIAQLPAPEPRTKLPRLSADEWCDLGVELEDGSPLEARAAYHHALDLNPAQVTARINLGRLLHAEGKLEGAESHYREALRHEPGNALAWYNLGVLLEDHGRPDQALPCYEHAVRADPRLADAHYNLALLYERGGRKQDAVRHLAIFRRLAPQR